One genomic region from Leptolyngbyaceae cyanobacterium JSC-12 encodes:
- a CDS encoding anti-anti-sigma factor (IMG reference gene:2510096794~PFAM: STAS domain~TIGRFAM: anti-anti-sigma factor) has product MITYRKGNSVLIQPKGHLDLEGGMTLKHKLTEVICDRHDLCIVDLTEVEFIDSAGLTALIYGLNLALENGCRLTLHNPHPSVKLVFEITQLDQVFEIVESTQLEQDFSAMPELIFTAVPLVSAA; this is encoded by the coding sequence ATGATTACCTACCGCAAAGGCAATTCTGTTTTGATTCAACCCAAAGGTCATCTGGATCTGGAGGGTGGGATGACACTTAAGCATAAGCTGACGGAAGTCATCTGTGATCGCCATGATCTCTGTATTGTTGACCTGACTGAGGTTGAATTTATCGACAGTGCAGGTCTGACTGCCCTTATTTATGGATTAAACCTTGCACTAGAGAATGGTTGTCGCTTAACACTTCATAATCCTCATCCATCTGTCAAATTAGTGTTTGAAATCACTCAGTTAGATCAGGTATTTGAGATTGTTGAATCAACCCAGCTAGAGCAGGACTTCTCTGCAATGCCTGAGCTTATTTTTACCGCAGTTCCACTTGTGAGTGCTGCTTGA